The Macrotis lagotis isolate mMagLag1 chromosome 6, bilby.v1.9.chrom.fasta, whole genome shotgun sequence genome includes a window with the following:
- the FZD7 gene encoding frizzled-7 isoform X1 has protein sequence MPGLGRAASPAWPGLCALVGAALLGWLPPGSGAQPYHGEKGISVPDHGFCQPISIPLCTDIAYNQTILPNLLGHTNQEDAGLEVHQFYPLVKVQCSAELRFFLCSMYAPVCTVLEQAIPPCRSLCERARQGCEALMNKFGFQWPERLRCENFPVHGAGEICVGQNTSDGAGGAGPTAHPTAPPLPELPFTAQPPAPGRASFPFSCPRQLKVPPYLGYRFLGERDCGAPCEPGRANGLMYFKEEERRFARLWVGVWSVLCCASTLFTVLTYLVDMRRFSYPERPIIFLSGCYFMVAVAHVAGFLLEDRAVCVERFSEEGYRTVAQGTKKEGCTILFMVLYFFGMASSIWWVILSLTWFLAAGMKWGHEAIEANSQYFHLAAWAVPAVKTITILAMGQVDGDLLSGVCYVGLSSVDALRGFVLAPLFVYLFIGTSFLLAGFVSLFRIRTIMKHDGTKTEKLEKLMVRIGVFSVLYTVPATIVLACYFYEQAFREHWERTWLLQTCKSYAVPCPPGHFPPMSPDFTVFMIKYLMTMIVGITTGFWIWSGKTLQSWRRFYHRLSHSSKGETAV, from the coding sequence ATGCCGGGCCTAGGCAGGGCCGCGTCCCCCGCCTGGCCGGGCCTGTGCGCCCTGGTGGGCGCCGCGCTGCTGGGCTGGCTGCCGCCGGGGTCCGGGGCGCAGCCTTACCACGGTGAGAAGGGCATCTCGGTGCCGGACCACGGCTTCTGCCAGCCCATCTCCATCCCGCTGTGCACCGACATCGCCTACAACCAGACCATCCTGCCCAACCTGCTGGGCCACACCAACCAGGAGGACGCGGGGCTGGAGGTGCACCAGTTCTACCCGCTGGTGAAGGTGCAGTGCTCGGCCGAGCTGCGCTTCTTCCTCTGCTCCATGTACGCGCCGGTGTGCACCGTGCTGGAGCAGGCCATCCCCCCGTGCCGCTCCCTGTGCGAGCGGGCGCGCCAGGGCTGCGAGGCGCTCATGAACAAGTTCGGCTTCCAGTGGCCCGAGCGGCTCCGCTGCGAGAACTTCCCGGTGCACGGCGCCGGCGAGATCTGCGTGGGCCAGAACACCTCGGACGGCGCGGGGGGCGCCGGCCCCACCGCCCACCCCACCGCGCCCCCGCTGCCGGAGCTGCCCTTCACGGCGCAGCCCCCGGCGCCCGGCCGggcctccttccccttctcctgccCGCGGCAGCTCAAGGTGCCGCCCTACCTGGGCTACCGCTTCCTCGGGGAGCGGGACTGCGGGGCCCCGTGCGAGCCCGGCCGGGCCAACGGGCTCATGTACTTCAAGGAGGAAGAGCGGCGCTTCGCCCGGCTGTGGGTGGGCGTCTGGTCCGTGCTGTGCTGCGCCTCCACGCTCTTCACCGTGCTCACCTACCTGGTGGACATGCGGCGCTTCAGCTACCCGGAGCGGCCCATCATCTTCCTGTCGGGCTGCTACTTCATGGTGGCCGTGGCCCACGTGGCCGGCTTCCTCCTGGAGGACCGCGCCGTGTGCGTGGAGCGCTTCTCCGAGGAGGGCTACCGCACGGTGGCGCAGGGCACCAAGAAGGAGGGCTGCACCATCCTCTTCATGGTGCTCTACTTCTTCGGCATGGCCAGCTCCATCTGGTGGGTCATCCTGTCGCTCACCTGGTTCCTGGCGGCCGGCATGAAGTGGGGCCACGAGGCCATCGAGGCCAACTCGCAGTACTTCCACCTGGCCGCCTGGGCCGTGCCGGCCGTCAAGACCATCACCATCCTGGCCATGGGCCAGGTGGACGGGGACCTGCTGAGCGGGGTGTGCTACGTGGGCCTGTCCAGCGTGGACGCGCTGCGGGGCTTCGTGCTGGCGCCCCTCTTCGTCTACCTCTTCATCGGCACCTCCTTCCTGCTGGCCGGCTTCGTCTCGCTGTTCCGCATCCGCACCATCATGAAGCACGACGGCACCAAGACGGAGAAGCTGGAGAAGCTGATGGTGCGCATCGGCGTCTTCAGCGTCCTCTACACCGTGCCCGCCACCATCGTCCTGGCCTGCTATTTCTACGAGCAGGCGTTCCGGGAGCACTGGGAGCGCACCTGGCTCCTGCAGACTTGTAAAAGCTACGCCGTGCCCTGCCCGCCGGGCCACTTCCCCCCTATGAGCCCTGACTTTACGGTCTTCATGATTAAGTACTTGATGACCATGATCGTGGGCATCACCACCGGCTTCTGGATCTGGTCAGGCAAGACCCTGCAGTCCTGGCGCCGCTTTTATCACAGACTCAGTCACAGTAGCAAAGGGGAGACTGCGGTATGA
- the FZD7 gene encoding frizzled-7 isoform X2 produces the protein MCGGPRRRLPGTPSAPPPPPPKSGRAARSRAQPYHGEKGISVPDHGFCQPISIPLCTDIAYNQTILPNLLGHTNQEDAGLEVHQFYPLVKVQCSAELRFFLCSMYAPVCTVLEQAIPPCRSLCERARQGCEALMNKFGFQWPERLRCENFPVHGAGEICVGQNTSDGAGGAGPTAHPTAPPLPELPFTAQPPAPGRASFPFSCPRQLKVPPYLGYRFLGERDCGAPCEPGRANGLMYFKEEERRFARLWVGVWSVLCCASTLFTVLTYLVDMRRFSYPERPIIFLSGCYFMVAVAHVAGFLLEDRAVCVERFSEEGYRTVAQGTKKEGCTILFMVLYFFGMASSIWWVILSLTWFLAAGMKWGHEAIEANSQYFHLAAWAVPAVKTITILAMGQVDGDLLSGVCYVGLSSVDALRGFVLAPLFVYLFIGTSFLLAGFVSLFRIRTIMKHDGTKTEKLEKLMVRIGVFSVLYTVPATIVLACYFYEQAFREHWERTWLLQTCKSYAVPCPPGHFPPMSPDFTVFMIKYLMTMIVGITTGFWIWSGKTLQSWRRFYHRLSHSSKGETAV, from the exons ATGTGCGGGGGGCCGCGGCGACGCCTCCCCGGGACCCCCTCggcgcctcctcctcctcctccgaaGTCCGGGCGCGCGGCGCGCTCCC GGGCGCAGCCTTACCACGGTGAGAAGGGCATCTCGGTGCCGGACCACGGCTTCTGCCAGCCCATCTCCATCCCGCTGTGCACCGACATCGCCTACAACCAGACCATCCTGCCCAACCTGCTGGGCCACACCAACCAGGAGGACGCGGGGCTGGAGGTGCACCAGTTCTACCCGCTGGTGAAGGTGCAGTGCTCGGCCGAGCTGCGCTTCTTCCTCTGCTCCATGTACGCGCCGGTGTGCACCGTGCTGGAGCAGGCCATCCCCCCGTGCCGCTCCCTGTGCGAGCGGGCGCGCCAGGGCTGCGAGGCGCTCATGAACAAGTTCGGCTTCCAGTGGCCCGAGCGGCTCCGCTGCGAGAACTTCCCGGTGCACGGCGCCGGCGAGATCTGCGTGGGCCAGAACACCTCGGACGGCGCGGGGGGCGCCGGCCCCACCGCCCACCCCACCGCGCCCCCGCTGCCGGAGCTGCCCTTCACGGCGCAGCCCCCGGCGCCCGGCCGggcctccttccccttctcctgccCGCGGCAGCTCAAGGTGCCGCCCTACCTGGGCTACCGCTTCCTCGGGGAGCGGGACTGCGGGGCCCCGTGCGAGCCCGGCCGGGCCAACGGGCTCATGTACTTCAAGGAGGAAGAGCGGCGCTTCGCCCGGCTGTGGGTGGGCGTCTGGTCCGTGCTGTGCTGCGCCTCCACGCTCTTCACCGTGCTCACCTACCTGGTGGACATGCGGCGCTTCAGCTACCCGGAGCGGCCCATCATCTTCCTGTCGGGCTGCTACTTCATGGTGGCCGTGGCCCACGTGGCCGGCTTCCTCCTGGAGGACCGCGCCGTGTGCGTGGAGCGCTTCTCCGAGGAGGGCTACCGCACGGTGGCGCAGGGCACCAAGAAGGAGGGCTGCACCATCCTCTTCATGGTGCTCTACTTCTTCGGCATGGCCAGCTCCATCTGGTGGGTCATCCTGTCGCTCACCTGGTTCCTGGCGGCCGGCATGAAGTGGGGCCACGAGGCCATCGAGGCCAACTCGCAGTACTTCCACCTGGCCGCCTGGGCCGTGCCGGCCGTCAAGACCATCACCATCCTGGCCATGGGCCAGGTGGACGGGGACCTGCTGAGCGGGGTGTGCTACGTGGGCCTGTCCAGCGTGGACGCGCTGCGGGGCTTCGTGCTGGCGCCCCTCTTCGTCTACCTCTTCATCGGCACCTCCTTCCTGCTGGCCGGCTTCGTCTCGCTGTTCCGCATCCGCACCATCATGAAGCACGACGGCACCAAGACGGAGAAGCTGGAGAAGCTGATGGTGCGCATCGGCGTCTTCAGCGTCCTCTACACCGTGCCCGCCACCATCGTCCTGGCCTGCTATTTCTACGAGCAGGCGTTCCGGGAGCACTGGGAGCGCACCTGGCTCCTGCAGACTTGTAAAAGCTACGCCGTGCCCTGCCCGCCGGGCCACTTCCCCCCTATGAGCCCTGACTTTACGGTCTTCATGATTAAGTACTTGATGACCATGATCGTGGGCATCACCACCGGCTTCTGGATCTGGTCAGGCAAGACCCTGCAGTCCTGGCGCCGCTTTTATCACAGACTCAGTCACAGTAGCAAAGGGGAGACTGCGGTATGA